The window AGTCCAGGTTCGTCAACTTGTGGCCAAACATGTAAAAAACAGCCGACGGTTCCAATTTTTTGAGCTGGGTCATCTATATTAAACGTTGATGTCTTGCTCCAATGTCACATTGCTCGGAAAATTTTTTTAGCATACAACTTATGATCTGGTTGCCccgagaagaaagaagaaggtgaACCTGAGTTCCTGTGATTCAAGGCAGATGTAAAGTCTGATTTAGTAGAATGACGAAATAAGACTCGTACAACCCCTCTAAGTTAGTTCGAATAAGGCTTAGAAAAGTTCCTAGGCATATCAGTGCTTCTTACTACTGTCCATCATCTTATATAATTCTAGAAATGACACTGCCAATGGTGTAAAAATCACGTTGATTGAATGATCATAATTTTACTCTCTTATCTTAATGCCGATTAGGTTTAAATCCACATTTTAATTTGATTTTTGTGTAACCCTGTGGTTAAGCTTTAACCTCAATTGTTGAGAACTAAGGTAAAAAACTGAATTTAGCTTTGGTTGGAGGCAAATAGagttaaattttgaatttagtcTCCATTGAAACAATCTAGATTAAAAATATGATTTAGCCTTAGTTTGAGACAGTTGGAGCCAGAAAGATTCTTTTAATCTCAGTTGAAGAAtagaggctaaagcctttagacACGTGGTTACAACACCAATTTAAATAGCCAAGGTAAAACCAAAGTTAAAAGATTTGCccctgatttttaatttttaagccATGAATTTGAATAAAGGCTAATGGCTTATTTTCTTATAATGAAGTGTAATTGTTACAACTACTTTTTTTCTTTATAAGCCATAGATCACGCGGGCCAAAATCATCAAACCAAGTTGCTGCTTCAAAATTATAAGCAATATTACAAAGTGGGGTCTAAGGATAAACCATTCAAGATGCTGATTCGACTTATTTGTTTCTCTAATTAATCTTAAATgtccactttatatatatatatatatatatatatatatatatatattattgatgaaatgaaatgcTTGGGATCATATGATTAGCACGACTTTTGCTTGATGATGTTTCCTAATTATAGAAAAGAATAGACCGTACAAATTGATAATTGGGCATTCCACATGTCATTCAACAGGACCGGGGATGTTGCTAACAAGGCATTGATGAGTAGTTGGAAAGAAACTTGGCTAGCCACACTACAATTCTTAATTAGTCCCACTTAGCATACATATATTTATGTTGCAATGTCCCCTTAGATTGTCCTACAATCGAAGATTGGAATCCGCCCTGTGTTCGAGACTGGACCACCACTGACTGGATCTGCAAGTGCTAACCATCGGAGTGTCAAAATTTCACCACGGCAAAGCCGCACTGAGTTTGAACGGAAATTTGCATCGTGTCCATGTAAGTAATATAACCATTCAAGACAACCAAACAACCACCTAACCGTCCATTCAAAGTTTCAATTGGATCTGCAGATTCTTCCTAGAGtcaggatatggtccttgatagagtggaatggtggaaaatgaCTTGTATAGCTAACACTAATTAGTTAGAATAAGCCTTAGATGATGACAtcagtgatgatgatgataataaattACTATATAGGGTATAAGATATTAAATCTTTAGCTCAACCCCACCAACTGGACCCCACCCAAGATGGTTTAGGTTCAAGGACATGTACATGGGGTGGATCAGAGTATGTGGGTTAACCCATCTTGATTCCAGGTTGAGCTTGAATTGAACCTCAACCGGACCCCAAACCCACCCAAGTTGCAATCCCTACCACCCATGGTTCAATAGTCTAGACTCCAGACTATATGTTCATTGGTCCCACAAAGGATGCCCAGAGAGTCTCAGTGGCACTGAGAATGCTAACCTTTGGATTTGTGACCTATAAATAAACGGACACCaacagtcgactacttcaccatcTGTCCGTTTATTCAGGCCATACATACACACGAGGATGATGTGCACGTGCTACAGAAGCTTGTCCAAAAAAGATGTAATCTCACACGTACGTCCATCTGAATCATACCACTTCCACCACACCACAGTGCAAGCCTGGCAATTTCTCCAGCAGATCGAAGGTAAGCATGGATGACTTTAGCTTCGGCTGCCTGTCGGAAAACCCCGCCATCGAGAGCGGCACGGGCACTGTCCTCTCGCACGTGCCAAACCATTTGGCTTGCATGTACTCGTGCTTCCTCCAGGGGCCCATGTGCATCTTGTTCTCCTTCATGCACATTTTTGCGGCGCTGCACAAGATCTTGATCAGCGATCGTAACCTCTCGGCCTTCCCGATGTACACTCGTGGGAGCCGTTCGATGAGTCTGTTGTAATCTGGGCTCCCTCTGGCCATCTCAAACTCAGCTCTGAAGTCCAACTCAATCACCACACGAACCGCGGGCTTGTCGGCACGTGCGGCATCTACCACGTCAATGTAGGTATGTTCCCCTGCTGACACCCAACTGCGAATGTCATCCATTTGATGTTGAGAGAGACTTAAGACGTGTTGTTAATGAGAGATGTTCCATGCGtacagatccaaaccgttcatcatcaGGAACGGATGAGCCTGGTGGACCAGGCATACACAGTGAATCTTGTCAGTATCAATCAGGATGGGACAGCGATTGAGAGGGCCCAGTAAACTGTCCCGCCTTGATTGAAGTGCGATAGATTTAAGGCTAGTGAAATGAATCCAGATCCTCCGTTGTTGGGAAACAGGAATTTCTCATTTCATGCATTTTTATTGGTCCACATAATCACTGTGACATCAGCACTGTTGCAAACTGCATCTAATACAGTAGTGTCTGATGACATGGCCCAACAAAAATGAAGGAATTCAGACATTCCTGTTTCTCAGCAACAGAAGATCCGGACTTGTGATTAGCTCTCATACAGCGATTGAGAGGGCCCGCTAAACTGTCCCACCAACATGCCACTTGCATAGGACATCAGTATATTgaaaacggtaggccccaccaagaagACGCTGTTTCGAAAAATCAGGTCGATCGGCTAACAGGGGAAGCGGATTCCCTGTAGCACCCGCCACCAGGGATATCCCCGTGGCACGACGTGGCccaagctctgtggagcccaccgtgatgtatgtgttctttcaCCTGAGATCAGGCCGGTCTACTCATATCTGAGCCATACATGTACGAACGAAATGTACGGTGACCAACGGCCCATATCCAACGCAAtgattcaccttttttttttttttcctcatgaaTGTCTCGGATCTCCACACGTTTTTGGACGGAACAACCTTATAGtgatgtcaatgggccgggctgacTGTTAGGCTTTTGGGCCTGGTCCGCCTATGACTGGGCTTAGGCTGAAAATTCACGCCCGTTTCTCAACCGGCCAAGACCATGTACAATGGCACGTCAGACCAGCCCATTATGAATTGCAAGAGCAATTTTGTAATATTGTTATTATGTTATTCTCCAATCAGACCAACTCATTTTGGGTCTGACTGAGGCTCAGATCCAGCAATAAACATTTTGGGTCAAGCTAAGGCTGGACCGGCCCGGGCTTTGACTGAAATCCGACACTTCTATAACCACTAACTATCAGAGaaagagtcgggatcctctgctTCTTATAAATAGAGTTTTTTCCTCATTGCAATATGACTGGGCCACGTAGTTACTAATTGCATTTAATGTAGCAGTGCACACAACATCAGTGCTATTTGCTGCAAGCTGGGTTTTTCTacttgttgcaatgtgattggtcTACATCATCACTGATGTTGTCAGACTACATCGGTGATTGCAACAAGCAGAAAATCCTTGCTCGTGGCAAGCAGAGGATGGGGATTAATGTTAAGTAGAGGAGAAAACTACAAAAGTAGCGCCTTCGGAGCTACACCGCAGACCCGCCATTTAAAATAACCAAAATATCCTCGAACGCACGGCCACAGCGTTCGGCACAAGTGACGTGGTGTTCTAAACGCCTGAGCAACTGGGTATCACTTGGAGGGTAGTGTGGACATTTGGCAATATGAATACCTGAGGGAATACAGGGGGAGCTCCTCCACTTGGACTTGCAAAGGGCGCTGTTGTATCCAGCGTTTCGGAGGCGATCCGATACGTCTCTCACCAAGCATTTCCGGCACACTCCACCAACCAAGGGTTTAACGCAAATGCAGTTGGGCCCCACCGATTGCGAATCCCTCAGTGCCTGCTTCGTGTCGTTCCGGATTCTCGTTTCCAAAGAACTGCTCCTACGCAAGGTTGCCtgtaaataataaaaaaggaaaatggtTACCTACACCCCTTAAATTGATATTTCCAGCTCTTTATATTGATTTAACAGTCCACCGCtggtccaccagatgaacggtatgGACATTGCTCCGTCTGATCAAATTGAAACCACCCATTTCATGATCAAATAGTGAATGGGCCAtgttccaaaaatcacaatgtttTAGACAGTTCTAACTCTTTTCTTGGTTCCAATTAAATTAGGCAAAGTCCCAtttttagatggttgagatagtCTAAAGAAACAAAATTGTAGACAGCGGTCAACTGAAAGTTGGGCCTATGGGATTTTGGTTCAGATCACTACACACACGTGCCACTTAACAAGGACAGTTCTTTTTAACCCTAGTTTGGTGGACAATTGATAGGATCTTCTGATCTTGAAATTTTTATGTGCATCAATCATCCATGGTAACCCATCATATAAGTGACGTAGATCACTGCAACATAACCCTAGATCCAACAGCTACATGGTCCAGATCCGGGACATTCAGGCCCGCCATGAAAATCAGGGCATTTGCGTGCGTTCAGTATGGACAGTTAGTGCACCACccctcatatttgtgttttatccacaccgtccatccgttcttgCTGGGTTATTTttggagtggaccacaccataggaaaaaatggtgattgaaagcccatcGTTAAAAGCTCCTTGGGAGCtgcacaaaagctttggatcaagatgatatttgtgttttcacttcatttatgtccatgtgaccttatcaccaggttggatggtaaataaaca is drawn from Magnolia sinica isolate HGM2019 chromosome 5, MsV1, whole genome shotgun sequence and contains these coding sequences:
- the LOC131245515 gene encoding uncharacterized protein LOC131245515 isoform X1 is translated as MCFKRQMANPTAVMGRIPAITDDDVEYSGGGASLADMVLGFFEEKEAYESCSNDDDDDNDDGNSGIVEEQNAFWESQHNLLQATLRRSSSLETRIRNDTKQALRDSQSVGPNCICVKPLVGGVCRKCLVRDVSDRLRNAGYNSALCKSKWRSSPCIPSAGEHTYIDVVDAARADKPAVRVVIELDFRAEFEMARGSPDYNRLIERLPRVYIGKAERLRSLIKILCSAAKMCMKENKMHMGPWRKHEYMQAKWFGTCERTVPVPLSMAGFSDRQPKLKSSMLTFDLLEKLPGLHCGVVEVV
- the LOC131245515 gene encoding uncharacterized protein LOC131245515 isoform X2, with protein sequence MCFKRQMANPTAVMGRIPAITDDDVEYSGGGASLADMVLGFFEEKEAYESCSNDDDDDNDDGNSGIVEEQNAFWESQHNLLQATLRRSSSLETRIRNDTKQALRDSQSVGPNCICVKPLVGGVCRKCLVRDVSDRLRNAGYNSALCKSKWRSSPCIPSGEHTYIDVVDAARADKPAVRVVIELDFRAEFEMARGSPDYNRLIERLPRVYIGKAERLRSLIKILCSAAKMCMKENKMHMGPWRKHEYMQAKWFGTCERTVPVPLSMAGFSDRQPKLKSSMLTFDLLEKLPGLHCGVVEVV